In the genome of Pelagibacterium nitratireducens, one region contains:
- a CDS encoding DNA recombination protein RmuC: METVLFDIGGTPITVLEALAGGLAIAVLGLIIVLIGQTRAARQREEQAAIDAARNGEMERHMADMMRIQSEMTGRMQTMSEIFGNRTSDLARVLTERIDASSHRVNQSMTETRTKTDETLTKLNERLAVIDRAQTNITQLSGEIVSLQSILSNKQQRGAFGQGRMEAIIADGLAPNSYEFQVTLSNNSRPDALIHMPNDAPSLVIDAKFPLEGWQRITDAETPEAVRAAMTGFRNDCTTHIKAISEKYLIAGETQDTAFMFVPSESIFADLHERFEDVVQKAARARVVIVSPSLLMLSIQVIQALLRDVRMREQAHIIQKEVVALLGDVGRLNDRVNKLQTHFRQANQDIDDILISTGKVTRRGEKIEALEFEDERPSLLE, from the coding sequence ATGGAAACAGTGCTCTTTGACATCGGCGGAACGCCCATTACCGTCCTTGAAGCGCTTGCCGGCGGGCTGGCGATCGCGGTGCTCGGGCTCATTATCGTCCTGATCGGGCAGACCCGCGCTGCGCGGCAGCGCGAGGAACAGGCAGCGATCGATGCCGCCCGCAATGGTGAAATGGAACGGCATATGGCCGATATGATGCGCATTCAGTCCGAAATGACCGGCCGCATGCAGACCATGAGCGAAATTTTCGGCAACCGGACATCCGATCTTGCCCGCGTTCTCACTGAGCGGATCGACGCCAGTTCGCATCGGGTCAACCAGTCGATGACCGAGACCCGCACCAAGACCGATGAAACACTGACCAAGCTCAACGAACGGCTTGCCGTGATCGACAGGGCGCAGACAAATATCACGCAGCTCTCGGGTGAAATCGTTTCACTGCAATCGATCCTGTCCAACAAGCAGCAGCGCGGCGCTTTCGGTCAGGGACGTATGGAGGCGATCATTGCCGATGGGCTGGCGCCCAATTCCTATGAATTTCAGGTCACGCTTTCCAACAATTCGAGGCCCGATGCCCTGATCCACATGCCAAACGATGCGCCCTCGCTGGTGATCGATGCCAAATTTCCCCTCGAAGGCTGGCAGCGGATCACCGATGCGGAGACCCCCGAGGCGGTGCGCGCCGCCATGACCGGATTTCGCAACGATTGCACAACGCACATCAAGGCGATTTCGGAGAAATACCTGATCGCGGGAGAAACCCAGGATACCGCCTTCATGTTCGTGCCCTCGGAATCGATCTTTGCCGATCTGCACGAACGGTTCGAGGACGTGGTGCAGAAAGCCGCAAGGGCCCGGGTGGTGATCGTGTCGCCCTCGCTCCTGATGCTGTCCATCCAGGTGATTCAGGCGCTGCTGCGCGACGTACGGATGCGTGAACAGGCCCATATCATCCAGAAGGAGGTCGTGGCGCTTCTGGGGGACGTCGGACGCCTCAACGACCGGGTCAACAAGCTCCAGACCCATTTCCGGCAGGCCAATCAGGATATCGACGACATTCTGATTTCGACCGGCAAGGTGACGCGGCGTGGCGAAAAGATCGAAGCCCTGGAGTTCGAGGACGAGCGGCCTTCACTTCTTGAATGA
- a CDS encoding bifunctional diguanylate cyclase/phosphodiesterase, producing MSEVLSTLYHQHDIRLVILAAFICALSSFAGVSILTHARRAVSVVRAVWLAIAAVSVGFGIWATHFIAMLSFDVGFPAGYDVGLTLASLLIAIAVCGAGLVVAGMSRRRSDLILGGAIVGLGISAMHYTGMRALEIGGEISWDSSLVAGSVISGMVLGAAALRIGVSRSPRARVFGAGLLTLAICSMHFTAMGAAGFANCYAIATSGEIGPGVLSLIVGVVSILILLAALGSLYLDLRDRRRAAAEESRMRGLADAAVEGLVVCSDRTVVTVNAAFQRLAGRKGKDLSGRAIDEFLAPTGCLAIFENANELIETELTALDGERIPVEVVMREVDFGGSLHRAIAVRDLRARKRAEHHIRFLAHHDAMTGLANRASFNTRLDDEIARARLAGQTLAVLCLDLDRFKEVNDLFGHAAGDALLQRVAGLIEGGLKGSQFAGRLGGDEFAVILPDVGSIDNASALAQDMLGMFARANREKGDGAVISASVGIAVYPEHAEDADQLMTYADTALYCAKAEGRGTHRLFESQMGVQVRDRRLLEHDLRGALVSQQLSLVYQPQVDLESGEVSGFEALVRWIHPERGAVPPSTFIPIAEETGLILQLGEWVMRTACIQAASWTAPLMIAVNVSAVQLHAPNFVAFIERLLAETGLAPERLEIEITETAMIRNMNRALANLRQIKALGVKVAMDDFGTGYSSLSNLRAFPFDRIKVDQSFIRSVHDNDQSAAIVRAVLGLGKGLNLPILAEGVERLEELDFLRGEICDAAQGYWFSRPEDISAFEDVVRGSRKTIAPDQTVVPLRLRA from the coding sequence ATGAGCGAAGTTCTTTCAACCCTATACCACCAGCACGATATCCGGCTGGTGATCCTGGCCGCTTTCATCTGTGCGCTCTCCTCATTTGCCGGTGTGTCAATTCTGACCCATGCCCGACGTGCAGTCAGCGTCGTGCGAGCCGTCTGGTTGGCGATTGCTGCCGTTTCCGTCGGCTTTGGCATCTGGGCCACGCACTTTATTGCCATGCTCTCTTTCGATGTCGGTTTCCCGGCCGGCTATGACGTCGGCCTGACGCTGGCATCGCTTTTGATTGCCATCGCCGTCTGCGGCGCGGGGCTGGTTGTGGCCGGCATGAGCCGCCGGCGTTCTGACCTGATTTTGGGTGGTGCCATCGTGGGACTCGGCATCTCCGCCATGCACTACACTGGTATGCGGGCGCTCGAAATCGGCGGCGAAATATCCTGGGACTCCAGTCTTGTCGCGGGCTCGGTAATTTCCGGCATGGTTCTCGGTGCGGCCGCGCTGCGCATTGGTGTGAGCCGGAGCCCACGCGCAAGAGTTTTCGGAGCGGGGCTCTTGACCCTTGCAATATGCTCGATGCATTTCACCGCGATGGGCGCGGCCGGGTTCGCCAATTGCTATGCAATCGCGACGTCAGGTGAAATCGGCCCGGGCGTGCTTTCGCTGATCGTTGGCGTGGTGTCGATACTCATCCTGCTGGCGGCGCTGGGCAGCCTCTATCTCGATCTGCGTGACAGAAGGCGGGCCGCGGCCGAGGAAAGCCGCATGCGTGGGCTGGCCGATGCCGCGGTCGAAGGGCTCGTTGTCTGTTCGGACCGCACCGTCGTTACGGTCAATGCCGCCTTCCAGCGGCTTGCCGGAAGGAAAGGCAAAGATCTATCGGGTCGCGCGATCGATGAATTTCTCGCACCGACTGGCTGCTTAGCCATATTTGAGAATGCGAACGAACTCATTGAAACCGAACTCACCGCGCTCGACGGCGAGCGGATCCCGGTCGAAGTTGTCATGCGTGAAGTCGATTTTGGCGGGAGCCTCCACCGCGCCATTGCAGTGCGTGACCTGCGGGCCCGCAAGCGGGCCGAGCACCATATCCGATTTCTCGCCCATCACGATGCCATGACCGGACTTGCCAATCGTGCAAGTTTCAACACGCGGCTCGATGATGAAATCGCCCGCGCTCGCCTCGCGGGTCAAACGCTTGCGGTGCTCTGCCTCGATCTCGACCGTTTCAAGGAAGTCAACGATCTGTTTGGTCACGCGGCTGGCGATGCGCTGCTGCAGCGCGTGGCGGGGCTGATCGAGGGCGGATTGAAGGGCAGCCAGTTTGCCGGGCGTCTGGGCGGTGACGAATTTGCCGTCATCCTTCCGGATGTAGGGTCGATCGACAATGCCTCGGCACTTGCCCAGGACATGCTCGGCATGTTCGCGCGGGCCAACCGTGAAAAAGGTGATGGGGCGGTCATTTCCGCTTCAGTTGGCATCGCGGTCTATCCCGAACACGCAGAAGACGCCGACCAGCTAATGACCTATGCCGATACGGCGCTCTATTGTGCCAAGGCCGAAGGTCGGGGGACGCATCGGCTGTTCGAGAGCCAGATGGGCGTTCAGGTGCGTGACCGGCGCCTGCTCGAGCACGATTTGCGCGGAGCCCTTGTCAGCCAGCAGCTTTCACTCGTTTATCAGCCCCAGGTCGATCTCGAAAGTGGGGAGGTCTCCGGATTCGAAGCTCTCGTTCGCTGGATCCATCCTGAGCGCGGCGCGGTTCCGCCCTCTACCTTTATTCCCATTGCCGAAGAAACCGGACTGATTCTGCAATTGGGCGAATGGGTCATGCGGACCGCCTGCATCCAGGCCGCAAGCTGGACGGCTCCGCTGATGATTGCGGTCAACGTTTCGGCTGTGCAGTTGCATGCCCCAAATTTCGTCGCGTTCATCGAAAGGCTGCTGGCCGAAACCGGTCTGGCTCCTGAACGGCTGGAAATCGAGATCACCGAAACCGCGATGATTCGGAACATGAACCGGGCGCTGGCCAATCTGCGCCAGATCAAGGCGCTGGGCGTCAAGGTCGCAATGGACGATTTCGGGACAGGATATTCTTCGCTTTCGAACCTGCGCGCCTTTCCGTTCGACCGGATCAAGGTCGATCAGTCCTTTATCCGTTCGGTACACGACAACGATCAGTCGGCCGCGATTGTGCGCGCGGTCCTCGGGTTGGGCAAAGGGTTAAACCTGCCCATCCTTGCCGAAGGCGTTGAACGGCTTGAGGAACTTGATTTTCTCAGGGGCGAGATCTGTGACGCCGCCCAGGGGTACTGGTTCTCACGACCCGAAGATATTTCGGCTTTCGAAGATGTCGTGCGCGGCTCGAGAAAAACGATCGCTCCCGACCAGACCGTTGTACCGCTCAGGCTCAGAGCATAG
- the recR gene encoding recombination mediator RecR — MANTSGGPEIEQLIQLLSRLPGLGPRSGRRAVLHLIKKKEQLMIPLAAALDRAVDAVKVCQTCGNIDTISPCTICADPRRAETGLLIVVEDVADLWALERAGIGMVRYHVLGGVLSPLDGVGPDDLSIDQLIRRAPDYSEVVLGINATVEGQTTAHYITDRLAGNGVTITRLAHGVPVGGELDYLDEGTLSQALKARTRF, encoded by the coding sequence ATGGCGAACACCTCCGGCGGGCCGGAAATCGAACAGCTCATCCAGCTTCTTTCGCGCCTGCCGGGGCTGGGCCCACGATCGGGCCGCAGGGCCGTGCTGCATCTGATCAAAAAAAAAGAGCAGTTGATGATCCCGCTCGCCGCTGCACTCGACCGCGCCGTCGATGCGGTTAAGGTTTGCCAGACCTGCGGCAATATCGATACCATTTCACCTTGCACGATCTGCGCCGATCCGCGCCGGGCCGAGACCGGTCTGCTCATAGTCGTAGAAGACGTGGCCGACCTCTGGGCCCTGGAACGCGCTGGAATCGGGATGGTGCGCTATCACGTGCTTGGTGGTGTGCTTTCGCCGCTCGACGGTGTTGGTCCGGACGATCTTTCGATCGACCAGCTGATCCGCCGGGCCCCTGACTATTCCGAGGTCGTTCTTGGGATCAATGCCACTGTCGAGGGACAGACGACGGCGCATTACATCACCGACCGCCTTGCCGGCAATGGCGTCACCATTACCCGTCTGGCCCATGGGGTGCCGGTTGGTGGCGAACTCGATTATCTCGACGAAGGCACGCTCAGTCAGGCACTCAAGGCTCGCACCCGGTTTTGA
- a CDS encoding YbaB/EbfC family nucleoid-associated protein: MKDLMGMMKKAQEFQQRAQEIQAEAAAHLVEGTAGAGMVTVTMTAKGDLQGLKIDPSLFKPDDAEIVEDLIVAAHADARRKGEEFMQQKMSEMTEGLPIPPGMKFPF; the protein is encoded by the coding sequence ATGAAAGATCTCATGGGCATGATGAAAAAGGCCCAGGAATTCCAGCAACGCGCCCAGGAAATTCAGGCCGAGGCGGCTGCTCACCTTGTTGAAGGCACTGCAGGGGCGGGAATGGTCACGGTGACCATGACCGCCAAGGGTGATTTGCAGGGGCTCAAGATCGATCCCTCGCTGTTCAAACCAGACGATGCCGAAATCGTCGAAGACCTGATTGTCGCTGCTCATGCTGATGCACGGCGCAAGGGCGAAGAATTCATGCAGCAGAAAATGAGCGAAATGACCGAGGGACTCCCGATCCCGCCGGGCATGAAGTTCCCCTTTTAG
- a CDS encoding DNA polymerase III subunit gamma/tau has translation MVTPQTPATPYQVLARKYRPSSFESLVGQDAMVQTLGNAFATGRIHHAFILTGVRGVGKTTTARILARAFNYADETGAHPTLDLSKEGIHCAEIIAGTHVDVMEMDAASNTGIDSIREINAMTRTPPMSAPYKVFIIDEVHMLSTSAFNGLLKTLEEPPPYVKFIFATTEIRKVPVTILSRCMRFDLRRISPDVMTGYLSGLLEKESIAVEPEALSMIVRAGEGSVRDCLSLTDQAIAHGGGAISVQSVRDMLGLADRARIIDLFEKLMGGDIAGALDDTRALYDSGADPTTIITDLAELTHLVTRIKIVPSAAEDPVLTPDERGRGAELAQKLALRVLTRTWQILSKGLNEIAQSGNGLQTAEMVLIRLAYAADLPSPDELIEKLTSQPNGSGPAPSAPAPNGGGGYQARAVAPLAPPSAAAQTAPRTEALAVPKSYEQIVALAAEKRDIAIKYALESDIKPVSFEVGRIEVALTPTANPSVVSTLSARLKEWTGRPWLVTISTREIAAPTLREARRAAEDHARDAALEDPMVKAVMETFPGARLVNIKSRPDLTSELETAADDFETPVDPEEDE, from the coding sequence ATGGTGACCCCTCAGACCCCAGCAACGCCCTATCAGGTTCTGGCCCGGAAATACCGGCCATCGAGCTTTGAGAGCCTTGTGGGGCAGGACGCGATGGTCCAGACGCTGGGCAACGCCTTTGCGACCGGTCGCATCCACCACGCTTTCATCCTGACGGGTGTGCGCGGCGTGGGAAAGACCACCACTGCCAGAATTCTTGCCCGCGCCTTCAATTACGCCGATGAAACCGGTGCGCACCCGACACTCGACCTCTCCAAAGAGGGTATCCACTGCGCCGAGATCATTGCCGGTACCCATGTCGATGTCATGGAAATGGACGCGGCATCCAATACCGGCATTGATTCCATCCGCGAAATCAACGCCATGACCCGCACGCCTCCGATGAGCGCACCCTATAAGGTGTTCATCATCGACGAAGTGCACATGCTCTCGACGTCGGCCTTTAACGGGCTTTTGAAAACACTCGAAGAGCCGCCGCCTTACGTTAAGTTCATCTTCGCGACGACGGAAATCCGCAAGGTCCCGGTGACCATTCTGTCGCGCTGCATGCGGTTCGACCTGCGCCGGATTTCGCCAGACGTGATGACCGGCTATCTCTCGGGACTGCTCGAAAAGGAGTCGATCGCTGTCGAGCCCGAGGCGCTGTCGATGATCGTGCGCGCCGGAGAGGGCTCTGTGCGCGATTGTCTTTCGCTCACCGACCAGGCCATAGCCCATGGCGGTGGAGCAATCAGCGTCCAGTCTGTCCGCGACATGCTCGGACTTGCCGACCGGGCACGCATCATCGATCTGTTTGAAAAGCTGATGGGCGGCGATATCGCCGGGGCACTCGACGACACCCGAGCGCTCTATGATTCTGGCGCCGATCCAACAACGATCATCACCGATCTGGCCGAATTGACCCATCTGGTGACGCGCATCAAGATCGTACCCTCGGCGGCCGAGGATCCGGTTCTTACCCCTGATGAGCGCGGTCGCGGCGCCGAGTTGGCCCAGAAACTCGCGCTGCGTGTGCTGACACGGACCTGGCAGATTCTATCCAAGGGTCTGAACGAGATTGCTCAGTCCGGCAACGGATTGCAGACCGCCGAAATGGTGCTGATCCGCCTTGCCTATGCCGCAGACCTGCCCAGTCCTGACGAACTGATCGAAAAGCTGACGAGCCAGCCAAACGGGTCTGGTCCCGCGCCGTCCGCCCCGGCGCCCAATGGTGGCGGTGGATATCAGGCTCGAGCGGTAGCGCCTCTGGCACCGCCCAGCGCTGCCGCTCAAACGGCCCCGCGGACCGAGGCGCTTGCTGTACCGAAATCGTACGAGCAGATTGTCGCATTGGCCGCCGAAAAACGCGATATCGCGATCAAGTATGCGCTGGAATCCGACATCAAGCCGGTGTCGTTCGAAGTTGGACGCATCGAGGTGGCACTCACGCCTACCGCCAATCCTTCGGTCGTATCTACCTTGTCGGCACGGCTCAAGGAATGGACCGGGCGGCCCTGGCTGGTGACCATATCGACTAGAGAGATTGCTGCACCGACCTTGCGCGAGGCGCGGCGTGCCGCAGAAGACCATGCCCGCGACGCCGCACTGGAAGACCCGATGGTTAAAGCGGTGATGGAAACCTTTCCCGGCGCCAGGCTGGTGAACATCAAGTCGCGACCAGACCTGACCAGCGAGTTGGAAACGGCAGCGGACGATTTCGAAACTCCCGTTGATCCGGAGGAAGACGAATGA
- a CDS encoding prephenate dehydratase: protein MSRKIAFQGELGAFSHATAVELFPDDQPVPCVTFEQTIAAVQSGDADYAVVPVENSLYGRITDIHHILPESGLYIIGEHYLPVRMNLLGVRGATLSDIEAVQSLSVALGQCRKFIARHKLRTINSVDTAGSAREVAEKGDRTIAAIASRFAAETYGLDVIAENIEDAAHNTTRFLIMAREPIAPKPNGKKIKTTFVFRVRNVPAALYKAMGGFATNSVNMTKLESYMVGGSFTATQFYADIEGHPEDHNVKLALEELGFFSDHFKLLGIYPVADSAP from the coding sequence ATGTCACGCAAGATCGCCTTTCAGGGAGAATTGGGAGCTTTCAGTCACGCAACGGCTGTTGAACTGTTTCCCGATGATCAGCCGGTTCCCTGCGTGACGTTTGAACAGACCATCGCTGCCGTGCAGTCGGGCGATGCAGATTATGCGGTCGTGCCGGTCGAAAACTCCCTTTACGGCCGGATCACCGACATCCACCATATTCTGCCCGAAAGCGGGCTCTACATCATTGGCGAACATTACCTTCCCGTTCGTATGAACCTGCTGGGCGTGCGCGGTGCAACGCTATCGGACATTGAGGCCGTGCAATCGCTTTCGGTGGCGTTGGGGCAATGCCGGAAATTTATCGCACGACATAAGCTGCGCACCATCAACTCGGTCGATACGGCCGGATCGGCTCGCGAAGTCGCAGAAAAGGGCGATCGAACGATCGCTGCCATCGCGTCGCGCTTTGCCGCTGAGACCTATGGGCTCGATGTTATTGCTGAAAACATTGAGGACGCCGCCCACAACACCACTCGCTTTCTGATCATGGCGCGCGAGCCGATTGCCCCCAAACCGAACGGCAAAAAAATCAAGACCACCTTTGTCTTCCGCGTCCGCAACGTTCCCGCCGCCCTCTACAAGGCCATGGGGGGGTTCGCGACCAACAGCGTCAACATGACCAAGCTCGAAAGCTACATGGTTGGCGGCTCGTTTACCGCCACTCAGTTCTATGCCGATATCGAAGGGCATCCCGAAGATCACAACGTCAAGCTGGCGCTTGAAGAACTGGGGTTTTTCTCCGATCACTTCAAACTGCTTGGAATTTATCCGGTGGCCGACTCCGCGCCGTGA
- a CDS encoding cytochrome c family protein, producing the protein MNSFELNKIFGAILGTLVFVMGVGFIADEIYAPIEGRGASYDLPEPAAEGEGGGEEAPEVPSIAARMQTASAEEGANLITRCQSCHDYSPANENRTGPGLYGVVGHPIASHEGFAYSDALAALGADGEIWDYEHLDGFLESPRDYAPGTKMSFAGLSNPEDRANLIAFLRENSDDPFPLPEAPAEDEAALAEGEGGDEAPVEDELTAALAAVTPEDGEALIVRCQACHDYSPANANRVGPGIHNVVGADIAHHEGYSYSDALASLGAEGETWTPENLSAFLESPADFAPGTRMSFPGLANVEDRAALIVFLNSISDDPIDLGGSDATEDAPADQPVLDEVEQLNLEESAEGDDPVVIDAEEPQVDPTPQSEDASSGQGQPAGDTVEGAAGSDNAPETTAN; encoded by the coding sequence ATGAATTCATTTGAACTCAACAAGATTTTTGGCGCCATCCTGGGCACCTTGGTCTTTGTGATGGGTGTCGGCTTTATCGCTGACGAGATTTACGCTCCGATCGAAGGGCGCGGCGCAAGCTACGACCTGCCGGAGCCCGCTGCCGAAGGTGAGGGCGGCGGCGAAGAGGCACCTGAAGTGCCTTCGATCGCTGCCCGCATGCAGACCGCTTCTGCCGAAGAAGGTGCGAACCTGATCACACGGTGCCAGTCGTGCCACGACTATTCTCCGGCAAACGAGAACCGCACCGGACCAGGCCTGTACGGTGTGGTCGGCCACCCGATCGCCAGCCATGAGGGATTCGCTTATTCGGACGCCTTGGCAGCGCTGGGCGCCGATGGCGAAATCTGGGACTACGAACATCTCGATGGCTTTCTTGAGAGCCCGCGCGATTACGCGCCGGGCACAAAGATGAGCTTTGCCGGCCTGTCGAACCCTGAAGATCGCGCCAATCTTATCGCATTCCTGCGTGAAAATTCGGACGATCCCTTCCCGCTTCCCGAGGCTCCTGCCGAAGACGAAGCTGCACTCGCCGAGGGCGAGGGCGGTGATGAAGCGCCGGTCGAAGACGAATTGACCGCTGCATTGGCGGCCGTCACACCAGAGGACGGCGAGGCATTGATAGTTCGCTGCCAGGCCTGCCACGATTATTCGCCGGCGAACGCCAATCGCGTCGGCCCGGGAATCCATAATGTGGTCGGGGCCGATATCGCTCATCACGAGGGCTACTCCTATTCAGACGCCCTGGCCTCACTGGGCGCCGAAGGTGAAACCTGGACGCCGGAAAATCTCAGCGCGTTCCTTGAAAGCCCGGCCGATTTCGCTCCCGGCACACGCATGAGCTTTCCCGGACTTGCCAATGTCGAAGATCGCGCAGCGCTGATCGTCTTCCTCAATTCGATTTCGGACGATCCTATCGATCTTGGTGGTTCGGATGCGACAGAAGACGCTCCCGCCGACCAGCCTGTGCTCGATGAAGTCGAACAGCTCAATCTCGAGGAGTCCGCCGAAGGGGACGACCCGGTGGTGATCGACGCTGAAGAACCGCAGGTCGATCCCACACCGCAGAGCGAAGATGCCAGTTCCGGCCAAGGCCAGCCGGCGGGCGATACGGTCGAGGGCGCGGCTGGATCGGACAATGCGCCCGAAACGACAGCCAACTGA
- a CDS encoding glyoxylate/hydroxypyruvate reductase A translates to MALLLHLTGIDEAGWAKGFREAMPGYRVVTRSDAFDPAEIEFIFVWKPATDAFEGLDNLKAVLSLGAGVDALLEHPALPEVPVIRFVDEELTHCMSDYVISQVTMHQRLFTRYAAHQKAKVWSQLYPPASHEISVGIMGLGVLGTDAALKLRAVGFSVNGWSRSAKSIEGVEGFAGDTRFMDFLAATDILVCLLPLTEETRGILNMQTFKALRRGRLVGGPVLVNAARGGHQKEADIVAALKDGTLGAASLDVFETEPLPRTSPLWEIETCFITPHIAAISNEHSGVRYFSQIIADHAAGKPLRNVVDRGRGY, encoded by the coding sequence ATGGCGCTGTTATTGCATTTGACCGGCATCGATGAGGCGGGCTGGGCGAAAGGGTTCCGTGAGGCGATGCCCGGTTATCGCGTCGTGACGCGAAGCGATGCATTCGACCCCGCCGAGATCGAATTCATCTTTGTCTGGAAGCCGGCAACCGACGCTTTTGAGGGCCTCGATAACCTCAAAGCGGTCCTTTCCCTCGGCGCTGGTGTCGATGCCCTGCTCGAGCATCCCGCCCTGCCCGAAGTGCCTGTCATCCGGTTTGTCGACGAAGAACTCACTCATTGCATGAGCGACTATGTGATCTCGCAGGTCACCATGCATCAGCGACTCTTCACACGCTATGCGGCCCACCAAAAAGCCAAAGTCTGGAGCCAGCTCTACCCCCCAGCCAGCCATGAAATTTCAGTCGGCATCATGGGCCTGGGAGTCCTGGGGACCGACGCCGCGCTAAAGCTCAGGGCCGTCGGTTTTTCCGTTAACGGCTGGAGCCGCTCTGCCAAGTCGATCGAGGGCGTTGAAGGGTTTGCCGGTGACACACGGTTTATGGACTTTCTGGCAGCTACCGACATATTGGTCTGCCTGTTGCCGCTTACCGAGGAAACGCGCGGCATCTTGAACATGCAAACTTTCAAGGCACTGCGCCGCGGCAGACTTGTGGGCGGGCCTGTTCTTGTCAATGCGGCCCGTGGCGGGCACCAGAAGGAAGCCGACATCGTTGCTGCGCTCAAGGATGGTACGCTGGGCGCCGCCAGTCTCGACGTCTTCGAAACAGAACCGCTGCCCCGCACCAGTCCGCTCTGGGAGATCGAGACCTGCTTCATCACACCCCATATCGCGGCGATATCGAACGAGCACAGTGGTGTGCGCTATTTCTCACAGATCATTGCCGACCATGCGGCCGGCAAGCCATTGCGCAATGTCGTCGACCGGGGCCGGGGCTACTGA
- a CDS encoding leucyl aminopeptidase family protein, with amino-acid sequence MPKSLPIICVAENGVDAASLSETHKAWARSNGFAGQSGRLLALPDTEGKIETYLFGLGPKSNRSALVLGLAASALPSGTYRLEGDYGDPTLAALGFRLGAYGFDRYTKAKDRPVLELPEGADAAEIENLVTSAFIARDLVNIPANDLGPDAFEAWITDFAGTHNVPTKVVRGDDLLAHNFPMIHAVGRASGQAPRLVDFCWGDAAHPKLTLVGKGVTFDTGGLNIKPGSSMALMKKDMGGAANVLGLANAIMTAGLKVRLRVLIPVVENSIAGNAFRPGDVLPSRKGLTVEIGNTDAEGRLILADALALADEESPDLIIDMATLTGAARVALGPDLPPVYARDEAFAKTLVEHGMAIDDPLWPMPLWNGYDKLLASKIADVNHISTGGLAGSITAALFLNRFIKPETEWMHFDIFAWAPEARPGRPYGGTDQAIRALYGALKARYGQ; translated from the coding sequence ATGCCCAAATCCCTGCCCATCATCTGTGTTGCCGAAAACGGCGTCGACGCGGCCAGTCTCAGCGAGACGCACAAGGCCTGGGCACGGAGCAATGGTTTTGCCGGTCAATCGGGCAGGCTGCTGGCCTTGCCCGATACCGAGGGAAAAATAGAGACCTACCTTTTCGGCCTTGGCCCAAAGAGTAACCGTTCGGCGCTGGTCCTTGGCCTTGCCGCATCGGCGCTTCCGTCGGGCACATACCGGCTGGAGGGCGATTACGGCGACCCGACGCTGGCGGCCCTGGGTTTCCGGTTGGGGGCATATGGCTTCGACCGCTATACCAAGGCCAAGGATCGGCCGGTGCTGGAGCTTCCCGAGGGGGCCGACGCCGCCGAGATCGAAAACCTTGTCACCTCGGCATTCATCGCGCGCGATCTGGTCAACATTCCGGCCAATGACCTTGGCCCTGACGCGTTTGAGGCGTGGATCACCGATTTTGCAGGAACCCACAATGTTCCGACCAAGGTCGTGCGCGGCGATGACCTGCTGGCGCACAATTTTCCGATGATCCATGCGGTTGGTCGAGCCAGCGGCCAGGCGCCCCGGCTTGTAGATTTTTGCTGGGGTGATGCAGCGCATCCCAAGCTGACACTGGTGGGCAAGGGCGTCACCTTCGATACGGGCGGGCTCAATATCAAGCCCGGCAGCTCCATGGCGCTGATGAAAAAGGACATGGGCGGTGCCGCTAACGTGCTTGGGCTCGCCAACGCCATAATGACGGCCGGCCTCAAGGTACGCTTGCGTGTTCTGATCCCGGTGGTCGAAAATTCCATCGCCGGCAATGCCTTCCGGCCCGGTGACGTGCTGCCCTCTCGCAAGGGGCTGACAGTCGAGATTGGCAATACCGATGCCGAAGGGCGACTGATCCTTGCCGATGCTTTGGCACTAGCCGACGAGGAAAGCCCTGACCTCATCATCGACATGGCGACGCTGACCGGTGCGGCTCGTGTAGCGCTTGGCCCGGATTTGCCGCCTGTCTATGCCCGCGATGAGGCCTTTGCAAAAACGCTCGTCGAGCACGGCATGGCGATCGACGATCCGCTGTGGCCCATGCCGCTCTGGAACGGCTATGACAAATTGCTTGCCTCAAAGATCGCTGACGTCAATCACATATCAACCGGCGGGTTGGCGGGATCGATCACCGCTGCCCTCTTTCTCAACCGGTTCATCAAACCCGAGACCGAATGGATGCATTTCGACATTTTTGCATGGGCGCCAGAAGCGCGGCCGGGCCGTCCATATGGCGGCACCGACCAAGCCATAAGGGCGCTTTATGGTGCGCTCAAGGCTCGCTACGGTCAGTAG